The following are from one region of the bacterium genome:
- a CDS encoding phosphate ABC transporter substrate-binding protein, whose protein sequence is MNAGTCTSARPGPRWTAASLAALGLWVASAPVLAQGPAGGTLRVTGSSTMCPMIAAVAERYRGVRPEVPVEVECGGSDRGIKDVRDRSAQIGMVSRALRSDEKDLVGFPMARDGVSIIVHRSNPVADLSHGQIAGILSGRIGSWRPLNGRDVPIAVILREQDKPVTELVEKFFDLKGRLRGKVVPGDNPVTIAAVGADPAAIGYVSSGQAVREAGAGAAIRTVPVQGVLPTDRNVITGNYPLTRPLSLVTRALPTGAAKDFVTYCLSAKVVDLIERFDFVPYEE, encoded by the coding sequence GTGAACGCTGGAACATGCACGTCCGCGCGGCCCGGCCCGCGCTGGACCGCCGCATCCCTGGCCGCTCTCGGACTCTGGGTGGCGTCCGCGCCGGTGCTCGCGCAGGGGCCCGCGGGCGGCACCCTCCGGGTCACCGGCTCCAGCACGATGTGTCCGATGATCGCCGCGGTCGCGGAGCGGTACCGGGGCGTGCGGCCCGAGGTCCCGGTCGAGGTCGAGTGCGGCGGCTCGGACCGCGGCATCAAGGACGTGCGGGACCGCAGCGCCCAGATCGGCATGGTCTCGCGCGCGCTCAGGAGCGACGAGAAGGACCTCGTCGGGTTCCCGATGGCGCGCGACGGCGTGAGCATCATCGTGCACCGCTCGAACCCGGTGGCGGACCTCTCCCACGGGCAGATCGCGGGAATCCTCTCGGGGCGGATCGGGTCCTGGCGTCCGCTCAACGGCAGGGACGTGCCGATCGCCGTCATCCTCCGCGAGCAGGACAAGCCGGTCACGGAGCTTGTCGAGAAGTTCTTCGACCTCAAGGGGCGCCTGCGGGGAAAGGTCGTGCCCGGGGACAACCCCGTGACGATCGCCGCCGTGGGCGCCGACCCCGCGGCGATCGGCTACGTGTCGTCGGGCCAGGCGGTGCGGGAGGCGGGTGCCGGCGCGGCGATCCGCACCGTCCCGGTCCAGGGCGTCCTGCCCACGGACAGGAACGTCATCACCGGGAACTACCCGCTCACCCGGCCGTTGTCGCTCGTCACGCGGGCTCTGCCGACTGGTGCCGCGAAGGACTTCGT